AAGTCATTACCCAcctcttttaattttgatttaattctaCTCTCGTGTTCTCTATACCGATATCAAGACTAAATAAATAGGGCAAATTGCGAAATAAATCACTATTCGAATTCTGATATATCCCacactttttaaaaactaaaaattgaataaagagagttgaaaaattagtaattatCTCATCTACCTTATTTCTAGGGAAATTTGCAAGTGGCGCATCATCATATATTTTACTGGAAAGGAGGCAAAAATATGAATTCACCTGAATTTGacaaacttcatgatttatttgacaatttaccataataatatgaatatttagaagaaaaaaaaaacggagGGGACAAGTGCATTGGGAGATTCTGGACTGAGATTATTACAATAAATCATTGAATAAATGAATCAACGTTTAACATTTCAAATCACGTATACACACACATGTGAGACAGTATACAGATTGCTAAAATATACAGCACAAACATGGGCACAGCCTCTTTACCTATCCCTGAAAATTCCTCTGCTCATCGAACCCATCTCCCACCAAGGAAGCATCGCGAACCAAGAATACAGAATCACAACGAATCTCGTCCTCAAGCCTCCTCCGCTTTCAGAAGCCTCAGGTCTTCAAGAAATAACCGGTTTTCTTTCCAGTTTGCAGCAACAGGTGGGATTGGCAGTAACCGAAAGCATACAGCGAACTGAAAATGTTAAACTACGACAGTTTGACCTGTAAAACCATCTTGCAGCTGTAGAGAGCCATCTTTCATCAAGTTTAAGCTCAAGCTCTTGAATCTTTCTCTCGAATACTGTCGCGAGGCCTTTCTCCAGTCCGTCCCTGTTTTCATCATTGCCACAAACTCATCGTAGCTGATTTTCCCGTCCTGCGAGAACCCCAATTATGATAATAAGCACTCAGTTATTAATTACGGATATAAAAGAATATGGCAAGATCAGGGTCTTAAACCTTGTCAGTATCAACTTCGCCCATGATGTTGTTAAGTACATCAAGTTCGGGTTCACCTGAATCGTCCACTAAAGCTTCTCGTAGCTCGTCTAGTTCTATGTACCCACTCCCATCTTTGTCGAAGAACGTAAATGCTTTGCGGAAATGCTCGTCGTTCTCCATCCTCTGTAGGTGGATTGTAACAGCCACAAATTCTCCATAGTCCAACACACCGTTCCCATCAACATCAGCCTATTGAATTTAGAGACGAGTTCTTGAGTTAGGACACTTGCAAAAATCTGGGTTTTAGGGATAAAGATATTGCAGAAATCTGGGTTTCAGGGAGTAATACTTCCTATACCACTAGATAAGAGTGAACTAGGTTATCTTGAATTCACATCTGATTCTTAAAGCAAAAATTCAACATTGACAAATATTTCAAGTTTTTAACAGTGAGGGGTATTGATGCTTTCAAGACTGAGATTTGGATACTCACCACATCCATTAGTAGCCTTATCTCAGGATCTGCAAGCTGGGAACCCACTTTCCTCAAACCAGCTTTTAGTTCCTCAAATGTTACCTTCCCATCATCATCAGTATCCATCAATGCGAACATATCTCTAATTATTTCTACCTCTTCAACAGACAAATGTTCCGCGATTACCTACACAGTTGTGTTACGATCAGATTATCATTACCAGAGTGAAGTAactaaagattaaaaaaaatgtttaaaaaaatggcAGCGTCTAACTCATGCATCTGTCACTAAGCAACATCATGTCTCAGTTTTAAGTTTATATATGGCTGTAGATAACCAATAATCATTTTCCTAAATTTAGTAGTCTGTGCTGAGGAAGAACTTTGTGTTTGCAATAACAAGCTCAAAGTTTACCAATACATAAGGCTAGATGCTTACCCTCAGAGCTTTCTTCTTGAATCTGTTCATTACAGAAAATTGTTTGAGTCTTGCTCTTACAATATCCCCCAAAGGTACATTTGGAGCCTTTTTCGCATTTTGTATCCATGGATGCTCTGCTCAAAACCACATAGTACATGTTAGAACTGTTGCACAAAAACAAGATGTTGCATAAATTTCATCTCTTGTTTTGCAAGATTAGCAAACTATAATATGCTCTGATACTCATTTTTAACTCACATCTTtgcattaaatttattttcatataactAGATCTCAATTGATTAATACATAGTACTATCATAGGCTTTTGTGGTTCCTACATTTCAAAAAAACTGTTATACACAAGTGATATATGAACAAGTAAGCCTTTCCATGAATTGCTAGAAATTTAGGGCGACACCAGTACATGTTCACTAGGACAAACAGTTTAGGAGAATGAATAGAACAGTGTGTTCCGATCAGGAAGTACAGGAAGTAGATGCGCAGAAAAATGACTTTCTTAGCTCAAAACTTTCAGATCTTTGAGAGTTACTCCTTTTGTTCCACTCAAAGTGACACATATCTAAAATGAAGCCACCATACTCTCTACTTTGTTCTATCTCctacttcattctctctccacttaacgaACTAAATAACACTACATTAAATCATGTGTCGTAAAAGAAATGCTTCactttaaatgaaatgagagagtactatttattgattttgatgttttatggaatagaatttaaaagaatCAGATAACTTTTCTCACTGTCACATCTTTCCTCCTCAGCATGCAAGCTTACAATTATTCACAATCAAAGTATTCATGGATAACACAAGCACTACCTCTCTCACTTTTCTATAAAAGTGTGGTTTGAAAATATTAGACAAACTCACCAAGAACCTGCTCAGCTGTCAAACGCTTTTCGGTGTCTGGTTCCAGCATTTGCCTAACAAGGCTTTTTGCACTTTCAGAAACCTGTGGCCATGGCTCCCTTTTGAAATCAATCACGCCTCTCAAAATCGCAAGCGCCACACCTTGCTCGCTTTCTGCATTGAGCAGCAAACAGAGCAATATCTCAGGTCTGTGTCCTGCTTATTGGCTCTAAGTTTCGAATCAAAACGGAGAGTATACCTGCCCAAAACGGAGGAACACCACACAATAGAATATACAGAATCACTCCAGCACTCCATATATCAACTTCAGGTCCATAATTTCGCTTCAATACCTCCGGCGCCATATAATACGGACTTCCCACGATTTCAGAAAACCTTTCACCTGATTCCACAAATATTATTTACCAAAATTTAAGCTCAAACATAAATTCGAATCCCCTCCGTTAGGTTTCACCAATTTTCAATTAGAGATTATCGATCACAATTAGGATTTGATAGCAAACCTACCAGGCTTGAAGAAGACCGACAAGCCGAAATCGATGACTTTGAGAGCCGAATTCTCCTTCTTGTTAGCGAAGAGGAAATTCTCCGGTTTCAAATCTCTATGCATAACGCCGTTCTGGTGGCACATCCGGACGACCTGAGCTACGGTCTTGGCGACGGTGGCGGCCGCCCTCTCGCTGTAGTGTCCCCGCGCCACGATCCTGTCGAAGAGCTCTCCGCCCTCGCAGAGCTCCATCACGAGGTGCACAGCCTCGCTGTCCTCGTAGGCGGCGCGCATCTTCACGATGTTGGCGTGCTCCGGCAGGCTCGACATGATCGCCACCTCGCGGCGGACGTCCTCGACGTCGACCGCGGTGCGGAGCTTCTTCTTCGAGATGGACTTGCACGCGAGCGCCTCGCGCGTCTCGCGGTCGGTGCAGAGGTAGGTGACGCCGAACTCGCCACGGCCGAGCTCGCGGCCGAGGACGTACTTGTCGGAGATCCGCGTGCGCGGCATGAAGTCCTTCAGCACGCGGATCGGAGCCGGGGATCGGGAGTAGGGATTGGGGAAGTGCTCGCCGCGGTGGTTTTTGCGGGGTTTTGAATTTGGGGGCTCCGTTTCGGGAGGTCGGATGCACGCGTTGCAATTCCCCATGGATGAGAGTTTTGAGGTCGAAGAGTTCTGAAGGAATGAGAATTTGCAGCGCCGCCGTcagtggtggtggtggtggtggtggtggaagaagaagattgtAATTTTGGTGGAAAAGTGTTTGTGTTTAAAAAAGGAgtttttataatgtttaagaattttaattattgttttgcTTTTGGCCTTTGGAATTATCGTTTCacatttgatttatatatttcgctttacatttatatttatgatatataacacatttttgtgtaattggatcatatatttcatattatcTTTGAACaaattgtttgaatttatCATCTTATCTTGTAACTTGTACCTAACTTACATTCATAATTTGGAGTTGGAATTGATTGATCCAAATTAATATGCGTCGTAGAGTAGGAAAAGGGTGGATATTAATCAGTGCAACATATGCAATAAATTGTTGTTTACGATGTGGTTGTGAGCATGTTCCAAGAATTGAAAGGtaaattgtgtttttgttgatcgatgaaataaaaaacaaattattagtCGGTGGCATTAATAGTCATACCAAAGTCTCTTTGGATGAGATAATTCGTAAGCGACAAAACTTATATACTACGACTATAGTACTATCTTGGCTTAAT
The nucleotide sequence above comes from Salvia hispanica cultivar TCC Black 2014 chromosome 5, UniMelb_Shisp_WGS_1.0, whole genome shotgun sequence. Encoded proteins:
- the LOC125188896 gene encoding calcium-dependent protein kinase 10-like, translating into MGNCNACIRPPETEPPNSKPRKNHRGEHFPNPYSRSPAPIRVLKDFMPRTRISDKYVLGRELGRGEFGVTYLCTDRETREALACKSISKKKLRTAVDVEDVRREVAIMSSLPEHANIVKMRAAYEDSEAVHLVMELCEGGELFDRIVARGHYSERAAATVAKTVAQVVRMCHQNGVMHRDLKPENFLFANKKENSALKVIDFGLSVFFKPGERFSEIVGSPYYMAPEVLKRNYGPEVDIWSAGVILYILLCGVPPFWAESEQGVALAILRGVIDFKREPWPQVSESAKSLVRQMLEPDTEKRLTAEQVLEHPWIQNAKKAPNVPLGDIVRARLKQFSVMNRFKKKALRVIAEHLSVEEVEIIRDMFALMDTDDDGKVTFEELKAGLRKVGSQLADPEIRLLMDVADVDGNGVLDYGEFVAVTIHLQRMENDEHFRKAFTFFDKDGSGYIELDELREALVDDSGEPELDVLNNIMGEVDTDKDGKISYDEFVAMMKTGTDWRKASRQYSRERFKSLSLNLMKDGSLQLQDGFTGQTVVV